One window of the Hippocampus zosterae strain Florida chromosome 8, ASM2543408v3, whole genome shotgun sequence genome contains the following:
- the trappc8 gene encoding trafficking protein particle complex subunit 8 isoform X3, with protein MAQCVQSVQEFVQDSFVPMVAVLCSDEAERLTRKNKLNFAELLRPFCRLTSEGHLRDPNNQLQVVKNFRICVTKVAPGASPQPSGAALSPGQRRRLNQVVLSCQPLEGALSTAVAAGDYDLSFNATTPWFEAYRENFLQSMPSSDHEFLNHYLACLLVVSSSEAVPVEEFVKLSQEQHRIQHSGDYSTPKWFIPNTLKYYVLLHDVSQGDEQRAEAVHEDMKQRYGPQGCYLLKINSRTLPAEQNEQIPDPWSQYLHRSDPHSQEQLDDDPVPALNSRADESGGEAVEEAVSADNEGGRPDPDSASSPGADAKKGAGSAEVTPGTHGACLTLGDHDHIRQFVQEFTFRGLLPHIEKNIRQLNDQLVSRKGLSRSLFTATKKWFGGGKAPEKSVSEPKSTSGLLYPPEAPELQIRKMADLCFLVQHYELAYSCYHTAKKDFLSDQAMLYAAGALEMAAVSAFLQAGAARPYPAHYMDTAIQTYRDVCRNMVLAERCALVSAEILKSQGKYSEAATLLIKMTSEDSDLRSALLLEQAAHCFINMRTRMLRKFAFHMILAGHRFSKAGQKRHALRCYCQAMQVYKGRSWSLAEDHINFTIGRQSFTLGQPEKAVQAFKHILTNDGRQTAAQQGAFLREYLYVYKTVVSRSGVRLPHLPLPCIHSAATRVYFGHERRLAEGEKQAATHVSLDQEYDAEQASMWCKLEEQLVASANRGGVPANFQPSQCYLNSQTDNQRHPPAVVEEPVVVEVMFRNPLKVPLALSRLSLLWKFSHDGHAADGGEDAAGEELGNNLDAEEQETTPRDDLVTTETIPDFHLAPEETKTARLRLLPHRTGCLSITGVVYDLAAASSPEMPDDDGNPSGLALALTRSGWPDARRAAPLAGKAELVVVSGKQDLKIRGPRLNHTKEDKMFVRYGPDRRLQPIITPPMPLMEVFFLQFPTALLCGEIRKAYVEFCNVSDVSLCGLRVASTHPDFFTFGSPSAGTPLSPASAENCSAYKTLAAAPGSAPARQTLVSADDFGPASDVVDVPVGGALQPGQSAQLPLWLRGPDREGVHEINFLFYYESPEKGTKISHRVVRHSVFICASRSLSVQASARASATAPRRGSHQNGGGTLVFVDVENINTSEAGVREFHIVQVSSGSRHWSLSECVNPAKEKDCKVSSRERAKLCFRATPCKPHQATSEDADMFTFADVHLGGERIVSSATPCGDFFFRCRRTSESRRADACPSGPRTPSGARNPSPDAGKELLRALHECDRLDLDIIVIWKAYVVEDNKQLILEGQLHVALQTVGKEATSLAPKQEAQEMVLLKFKSEPPPAAASPPTQLSRLIKSNLHYSEAYAHDFTRDSVCVVPVSLVLSNCYWTDVDVTVDLRHKSSSSEWSECTCSFAWVGQTRYRLSLCPRQTRHLELRACFLAPGVYNINTHGVCAAPAARQDGDAQAQVAQNNAGPALIVISDQ; from the exons ATGGCGCAGTGCGTGCAGTCCGTCCAGGAGTTCGTCCAGGACTCGTTCGTGCCGATGGTGGCCGTACTGTGCAGTGACGAGGCGGAGAGGCTCACCCGCAAAAACAAGCTCAACTTCGCCGAGCTGCTTAGGCCTTTCTGTCGGCTGACTTCCGAAG GTCATTTGCGGGACCCCAACAACCAGCTTCAGGTGGTGAAGAACTTTCGGATCTGCGTGACCAAGGTGGCGCCGGGCGCTTCCCCGCAGCCTTCGGGCGCCGCCCTCAGCCCGGGACAGCGCCGCCGCCTCAACCAGGTGGTGCTCTCCTGCCAGCCACTCGAGGGCGCTCTCTCCACCGCCGTTGCAGCGGGCGACTACGACCTCAGCTTCAACG CGACCACGCCCTGGTTCGAGGCCTACAGGGAGAACTTTCTTCAGTCCATGCCGTCCTCCGACCACGAGTTCCTCAACCACTACCTGGCCT GCTTGTTGGTGGTGTCATCAAGCGAGGCGGTCCCGGTGGAAGAGTTTGTCAAGCTGTCGCAGGAGCAGCACCGCATACAGCACAGCGGAGACTACTCCACACCCAAGTGGTTCATCCCCAACACGCTCAAGTACTACGTGCTGCTGCACGACGTCAGCCAAGGCGACGAGCAACG GGCCGAGGCGGTCCACGAGGACATGAAGCAGAGGTACGGCCCTCAGGGCTGCTACCTGCTGAAGATCAACTCCCGCACGCTTCCCGCCGAGCAGAACGAGCAGATTCCCGACCCGTGGAGTCAGTACCTGCACAGGAGCGACCCACACAGCCAG GAGCAGCTGGATGACGATCCGGTTCCCGCCTTGAACTCCCGCGCTGATGAAAGCGGCGGCGAGGCGGTGGAGGAGGCTGTTTCTGCAGACAACG AAGGAGGCCGTCCGGACCCGGACTCGGCGAGCAGCCCGGGCGCCGACGCCAAGAAGGGCGCCGGCTCGGCGGAGGTGACGCCGGGGACCCACGGGGCCTGTCTGACCCTCGGCGACCACGACCACATCCGCCAGTTCGTCCAGGAGTTCACCTtccgaggcctgctgccccacATCGAGAAGAACATCAGGCAGCTCAATGACCAG CTGGTGTCCAGAAAAGGTTTGAGCCGCTCTCTGTTCACGGCCACCAAGAAGTGGTTCGGCGGCGGCAAAGCTCCCGAGAAGAGTGTCAGTGAGCCCAAGAGCACCAGCGGGCTGCT CTACCCCCCGGAGGCCCCCGAACTGCAGATCAGGAAGATGGCCGACTTGTGCTTCCTGGTGCAGCACTACGAGCTGGCCTACAGCTGCTACCATACGGCCAAGAAGGACTTCCTGTCGGACCAGGCCATGCTCTACGCCGCCGGTGCCCTG GAAATGGCGGCGGTGTCTGCCTTTCTGCAGGCTGGAGCCGCGCGACCGTATCCGGCGCACTACATGGACACGGCCATCCAGACCTACAGAGACGTctgcag GAACATGGTGCTGGCCGAGCGCTGCGCTCTTGTCAGCGCGGAGATTCTCAAGAGTCAGGGGAAATATTCGGAAGCCGCCACGCTTCTTATCAAAATGACCAGCGAG GACTCGGACCTGCGCAGCGCCCTGCTGTTGGAGCAGGCGGCCCACTGCTTTATAAACATGCGCACGCGCATGCTGCGCAAGTTTGCCTTCCACATGATCCTGGCGGGTCACCGGTTCAGCAAGGCGGGCCAG AAGCGGCACGCGCTGCGCTGCTACTGCCAGGCCATGCAGGTGTACAAGGGCAGGTCGTGGTCCCTCGCCGAGGACCACATCAACTTCACCATCGGCCGGCAGTCCTTCACGCTGGGCCAGCCCGAGAAGGCCGTGCAGGCCTTCAAGCACATCCTGACCAACGACGGGCGACAGACGGCCGCGCAGCAGGGCGCCTTCCTCAGGGAGTACCTCTACGTTTACAAG ACCGTGGTCAGCCGGAGTGGCGTGCGCCTGCCTCACCTGCCGCTGCCGTGCATCCACAGCGCCGCCACCAGGGTCTACTTCGGACACGAGCGCCGCCTGGCCGAAG GTGAGAAGCAGGCCGCCACCCACGTGTCGCTGGACCAGGAGTATGACGCCGAGCAGGCCTCCATGTGGTGCAAGCTGGAGGAGCAGCTGGTGGCCTCCGCCAATCGAGGGGGGGTCCCCGCTAACTTCCAGCCCAGCCAGTGCTACCTCAACAGCCAGACGGACAACCAGCGCCACCCGCCGGCCGTCGTAGAAG AGccggtggtggtggaggtgatGTTCAGGAACCCTCTGAAGGTTCCCCTGGCACTCTCCCGCCTCTCGCTGCTCTGGAAGTTCTCGCACGACGGCCACGCCGCTGACGGCGGCGAGGATGCCGCCGGAGAGGAACTCGGCAACAACCTGGACGCCGAGGAGCAGGAG ACGACGCCGAGAGACGACCTGGTCACCACCGAGACCATCCCGGACTTTCACTTGGCTCCTGAAGAAACCAAAACG GCTCGGCTCAGGCTGCTGCCGCACCGGACGGGCTGCCTGAGCATCACGGGCGTGGTCTACGACCTGGCCGCCGCGTCCTCGCCGGAGATGCCCGACGACGACGGTAACCCCAGCGGGCTCGCCCTCGCCCTCACCCGCAGTGGGTGGCCTGACGCCCGGCGCGCCGCTCCTCTCGCAGGGAAGGCCGAGCTCGTGGTCGTCAGTGGCAAACAGGACCTGAAGATTCGAGGCCCGCGACTCAATCACACCAAAGAGGACAAAATGTTTGTGCGCTACGGACCCGACCGGCGCTTACAGCCCATCATCACGCCGCCGATGCCCCTTATGGAG GTGTTCTTCCTGCAGTTCCCGACGGCCCTGCTGTGCGGCGAGATCCGTAAAGCGTACGTGGAGTTCTGCAACGTGAGCGACGTGTCCCTGTGCGGCCTGCGCGTGGCGTCCACTCACCCCGACTTCTTCACCTTTGGGAGCCCGTCGGCTGGCACGCCGCTCAGCCCCGCCTCGGCCGAGAACTGCTCGGCCTACAAAACCCTGGCGGCGGCGCCCgggtccgccccggcccgccagACGCTGGTGTCGGCCGATGACTTCGGGCCCGCGTCGGACGTGGTGGACGTCCCCGTCGGCGGCGCGCTGCAGCCGGGACAGTCGGCGCAGCTTCCCCTCTGGCTGCGAGGACCCGACCGGGAAGGAGTCCACGAGATCAACTTCCTCTTCTACTATGAAAGCCCCGAGAAAGGAACCAAGATCAG CCACCGGGTCGTTCGCCACTCGGTGTTCATCTGCGCCAGTCGCTCGCTCAGCGTTCAGGCTTCAGCCCGCGCCAGCGCCACAGCGCCCCGGCGAGGATCCCATCAAAATGGCGGCGGCACGCTGGTCTTCGTCGACGTGGAGAACATCAATACG AGCGAAGCTGGCGTGCGCGAGTTCCACATTGTCCAAGTGTCCAGCGGCAGCCGACACTGGAGCCTCAGCGAGTGCGTCAACCCGGCCAAGGAGAAAG ACTGCAAAGTGAGCAGCAGAGAACGAGCCAAGCTTTGTTTCAGAGCCACGCCGTGCAAACCTCACCAAG CTACCTCGGAGGACGCCGACATGTTCACTTTTGCCGACGTCCACCTGGGCGGCGAGCGG ATCGTCAGTTCGGCCACGCCGTGCGGCGACTTTTTCTTCCGCTGCCGTCGGACGTCCGAGTCTCGGCGAGCCGACGCCTGCCCCTCGGGGCCGAGGACGCCGTCGGGCGCCAGGAACCCCAGTCCGGACGCCGGCAAGGAGCTGCTCCGCGCGCTCCACGAGTGCGACCGGCTGGACCTCGACATCATCGTCATCTGGAAG gcATACGTGGTGGAGGACAACAAGCAGCTGATCCTGGAAGGTCAACTCCACGTGGCTCTGCAGACGGTGGGGAAGGAAGCCACATCCCTCGCGCCAAAACAg GAAGCTCAGGAGATGGTTCTACTCAAGTTCAAGTCGGAGCCGCCTCCTGCCGCCGCGTCGCCGCCCACCCAACTGTCGCGACTCATCAAGAGTAACCTGCACTACTCGGAGGCATACGCACACGACTTCACGCGCGACAG TGTTTGTGTGGTTCCCGTTTCTTTGGTTTTGTCCAACTGCTACTGGACCGACGTGGACGTCACCGTAGACCTCAGGCACAAAAGCAGCAG TTCAGAGTGGAGCGAGTGCACATGTAGCTTCGCTTGGGTGGGCCAGACTCGCTACCGGCTGTCGCTTTGTCCCCGTCAGACGCGTCACCTTGAGCTGCGAGCCTGCTTCCTCGCTCCCGGCGTCTACAACATCAACACGCATGGCGTGTGCGCCGCGCCCGCTGCGCGTCAAGACGGCGACGCCCAGGCGCAGGTTGCGCAGAACAACGCTGGACCGGCGCTCATTGTCATCAGCGACCAGTGA